The following proteins are co-located in the Cutaneotrichosporon cavernicola HIS019 DNA, chromosome: 3 genome:
- a CDS encoding uncharacterized protein (DNA replication factor Cdt1 C-terminal domain) has translation MSGVQATPGKRGTKRTLPASPSSLPPTPRTVRRKRDDDDDTPRPLAKRRHVGRSNLPEHLQTLLTLHHAFNIALSLHLAQHPPVLPPHSASATRVEVPNVTTFLALRDVVERTAGRRFGKEELARLAWLWTWDGESLPAEDKEDDNPFLVKPAVESVCGLSYLITVTRTLDPSGRRVHTHGVGLELELQAGETRQLLFGGAVGGLGTQGQGGGMRLMGRWNAGADLRQDEVQRRLERWVELNGGEVKPLEPVHLPTPTTRDSGRSSIPPIPLLPLPKLPAASSGNLFASPSGSSDPGLTTSPKKPTRLSDPFEIKEKTTTGTPDQRKKALFARIKARSAKPTLSESLVAGSSVLHRPGSDDLKRRATLSRLESIAEGVWMMFSAPPPGSGSGTPRARRRTLPLSEVAETIVQSSKNPISIAEAEASLHLLVELCPFFLGSKRVGRHDWLELKAEVQVSPLQIPQGGPASPGRVRRTGGLREVRERIRRELGEA, from the exons ATGTCAGGCGTGCAGGCCACTCCTGGCAAGCGCGGCACCAAGCGTACTCT tccCGCCTCTCCGTCCTCTTTACCACCCACACCGCGGACTGTCCGTCGGAAACgcgacgatgatgacgacaCTCCCAGGCCACTCGCCAAACGCCGACACGTGGGCCGCTCAAACCTCCCCGAACACCTGCAGACCCTGCTGACGTTGCACCACGCCTTTAATATCGCTCTCTCGCTCCACCTCGCACAGCATCCCCCAGTCCTTCCCCCTCACTCTGCTAGCGCTACCCGCGTCGAGGTGCCGAATGTGACGAcgttcctcgccctccgaGATGTCGTGGAACGCACGGCTGGCCGGCGCTttgggaaggaggagctcgcccgcctcgcctgGCTGTGGACGTGGGACGGCGAGTCTCTCCCCGCTGAGGATAAGGAGGATGACAATCCGTTCCTTGTCAAACCGGCTGTAGAGTCGGTGTGTGGATTGAGTTACCTCATCACTGTGACGCGCACATTGGATCCTTCCGGTCGTCGCGTACACACGCACGGggttggcctcgagctcgagctccaggCTGGCGAGACCCGACAGCTCCTCTTCGGCGGAGCAGTGGGTGGCCTTGGCACGCAAGGTCAGGGCGGTGGTATGCGTCTCATGGGCCGCTGGAACGCGGGCGCCGACCTGCGccaggacgaggtgcaGCGGCGTCTCGAGCGTTGGGTCGAGCTCAACGGCGGAGAG GTGAAACCGCTCGAGCCTGTGCACCTCCCAACGCCGACAACACGTGACTCGGGCCGCTCGTCCATCCCACCCATCCCTCTCCTGCCTCTTCCCAAGCTCCCAGCTGCATCCTCCGGCAACCTGTTCGCGTCGCCCTCCGGCTCGTCTGACCCAGGTCTGACTACGTCACCCAAGAAGCCAACCCGGCTCTCGGACCCCTtcgagatcaaggagaagacgaCTACCGGCACCCCGGACCAGCGGAAGAAGGCCCTCTTTGCACGGATCAAGGCGCGCTCAGCCAAGCCTACACTAAGTGAATCTCTCGTAGCCGGCTCGAGTGTCCTCCACCGGCCCGGCAGTGACGATTTAAAACGCCGCGCAAccctctcccgcctcgAAAGCATTGCCGAAGGCGTATGGATGATGTTCTCAGCACCACCCCCAGGTTCGGGCAGCGGCACCCCccgtgcgcgccgccgcaccctccccctctcgGAAGTGGCTGAGACAATTGTCCAGAGCTCGAAGAACCCCATCTCGATCGCTGAAGCCGAAGCATcactccatctcctcgtcgaacTGTGCCCGTTCTTCCTTGGCTCTAAGCGGGTTGGGCGGCACGACTGGCTCGAACTCAAAGCGGAGGTGCAGGTTTCTCCACTGCAGATTCCCCAGGGG